The following are encoded in a window of Naumovozyma castellii chromosome 10, complete genome genomic DNA:
- the PRP21 gene encoding Prp21p (ancestral locus Anc_1.132), with the protein MAPSDTRTVNKEPYKFIFSNYEKTVAPSDLEVIKNTALLYVSKEYSTIKHLQKDLDRLFKGDDGVLFQFLETEHPLHTLFTQFIKQYRDVKKALPLTKNVIKNPGKDSQIELLQMCFDRAEYYEYSSEQKSEVEKLKHLEKVQFASFEWNKFEIIKVVNEGASVIYKEPLDFKKLHQRNIRDSFQSIFKESAKEETEVETPRVNKRKMKIRAAGEMRLRKLKKNDRSEKKQIECPITHRLIDEDKFDRHLQILLTDPNYKQERDKYQEKHHLSNLSFDDIYANLKRVVKK; encoded by the coding sequence ATGGCACCTAGTGATACGAGAACAGTTAATAAAGAACCATATAAATTCATATTCTCAAACTATGAGAAGACTGTTGCTCCCAGCGATTTGGAGGTAATAAAAAACACAGCATTGCTCTATGTTTCTAAAGAATACTCAACTATTAAGCATTTGCAAAAGGATTTAGATAGGCTCTTTAAAGGTGACGATGGGGTTCTGtttcaattcttggaaACAGAGCACCCTTTGCATACGTTATTCACTcaatttattaaacaatACAGGGATGTGAAGAAAGCACTACCTTTGACTAAAAATGTAATTAAAAACCCTGGGAAGGACTCTCAAATTGAGTTATTACAAATGTGTTTTGACAGAGCTGAATATTACGAATACTCAAGTGAACAGAAGTCAGAAGTGGAAAAGTTAAaacatttggaaaaggTTCAATTTGCTTCTTTCGAGTGGAACAAATTCGAGATAATTAAAGTAGTTAATGAGGGAGCGAGTGTTATATATAAGGAACCTCttgatttcaaaaagttGCACCAAAGGAATATCAGAGATTCCTTCCaatcaatatttaaagaatcagccaaagaagaaacgGAAGTGGAAACCCCAAGAgttaataaaagaaaaatgaaaattaGAGCTGCAGGTGAAATGAGGTTAAGAAAACTCAAGAAAAATGACCGTAgtgaaaagaaacaaattgaatgtCCTATTACTCATAGACTGATAGACGAGGACAAATTTGACAGACATTTACAAATATTACTAACTGATCCAAATTATAAACAGGAAAGAGataaatatcaagaaaaaCATCATTTGTCAAACTTATCGTTTGATGATATCTATGCCAATTTGAAGAGGGTGGTTAAAAAATAA
- the NCAS0J02360 gene encoding uncharacterized protein: MFSVFRERYPELFPESWNLSNSSYNIKYYTEQCKRKCICSEEEQARRRSLCSSFHFRWKLEDYYDFFIVKNRVLCELFEELSYLSSSKDKEENRSQRCDKIKEVIMVCGPYPDEIIQFSSVVSLSSAQIEIAIRRFGGLDHIKNIISTEIRKRKPKYSPTLPKSMLNQSEGPFSTFYVGYSELKQMPFLFTNCSGYEVASLYNYLDDLNMKLRWKDESADFQTLRYAMRKTYLQVESHLETQRYIEAAKKKVYKIVSNVCVSENMDNRNRTRLLSILQYNSMDFVWGSGIIPCGDILYTAAEATWKNTSEQIHYPNYEEAYIYSKLLGCDTDVREYPPREPYMPLKSNNVTSGLRKRKELSVQEYIVPNVHNWTNNDQIST; encoded by the coding sequence ATGTTTAGCGTGTTTAGAGAACGGTACCCAGAATTGTTTCCTGAAAGTTGGAATTTGAGTAACTCATCGTACAACATAAAATACTACACTGAGCAATGCAAAAGAAAATGCATCTGCTCTGAAGAGGAGCAAGCGCGTAGACGAAGTTTGTGTAGTTCATTCCACTTTAGGTGGAAGCTTGAGGATTATTATGATTTTTTTATCGTCAAGAATCGAGTGCTTTGCGaactttttgaagaattatcgTACCTATCTTCCAGCAaggataaagaagaaaacagATCGCAGCGGTGtgataaaataaaagagGTTATCATGGTATGTGGCCCCTATCCGGATGAAATAATTCAGTTTTCTTCAGTGGTATCTTTATCATCTGCCCAAATAGAAATTGCAATACGTAGATTTGGAGGACTGGACCatatcaaaaatataatttccACAGAGATAAGGAAACGGAAACCGAAATATTCACCAACCTTACCAAAGTCAATGCTAAATCAGTCTGAAGGGCCATTTTCTACCTTTTATGTTGGTTATTCAGAGTTGAAACAAATGCCATTTCTTTTCACAAATTGTTCTGGTTATGAGGTAGCAAGTCTATACAATTATTTGGACGATctaaatatgaaattgagATGGAAAGATGAATCTGCAGATTTCCAAACATTAAGATATGCAATGAGAAAAACATATTTACAAGTTGAAAGTCATCTGGAAACCCAACGTTATATTGAGGCggcaaaaaaaaaagtgtACAAAATAGTATCCAACGTCTGTGTTTCTGAAAATATGGACAACAGGAATAGAACGAGATTGCTAAGTATACTTCAATATAACTCAATGGATTTTGTATGGGGTTCTGGGATAATTCCTTGTGGTGATATCCTCTACACAGCTGCAGAAGCTACCTGGAAGAATACCTCtgaacaaattcattacCCTAATTATGAGGAAGCTTACATATACAGCAAACTATTGGGCTGTGATACTGATGTTCGAGAATACCCACCAAGAGAGCCGTATATGCCTTTAAAGTCGAATAATGTGACTTCAGGTTTACGGAAAAGAAAGGAACTCTCTGTTCAAGAATATATTGTACCAAATGTACATAACTGGACCAATAATGATCAAATTAGCACCTAA
- the NCAS0J02350 gene encoding uncharacterized protein, translating into MLGRQSFIPKLLFILFTLPFTTCIVFERSALIIGSQTIDDGITVDAGITGGFLKFSLIEIEGDITNNGVLCVGGYGGDSNLNIDIFSPTLANNGVMLVGNWFNDFYFLKGDNFYNDGYFGMCTSTPTTDPQFAVEISFLTSFVNEGTMFLYNNDLNTTLQGPTSGIINNGLLEVMWMPGVLGPIIGTGCFEITEDAIDYIDFDLSKPFNQTVWINEGDTYPQIRFHGPPLPNNNVLLRGHKTLPWLLSVYSNDTITDLGLFTYTYNNLTGMLDYMAPGGTFTINIGTGFNETNFRMDGVNGPALEIPPPTIPQERPSNCPTDPKGGLKGLESNSYSCLNVARIPFPETSVGSYYQDSITEIISYYSTIASDRLPTTVTVTKYYIPSIAIPSVYTTTVTESNLGSTYTEVLSFYATPSTYMGLTDIPFIRTTISTITAFPSPYTTTLTTDSMLASAVVSFYTTENSSSVFTASTTSFFTETKNVTKTVTEYPMGTVYPTTRIEKLISGTATTTYSTSIETYVIKMHT; encoded by the coding sequence ATGTTAGGTCGGCAATCATTTATACCAAAGCTTTTGTTCATATTGTTCACGTTGCCATTTACTACATGCATAGTGTTTGAAAGATCTGCCCTAATTATTGGCTCTCAAACAATAGATGACGGGATTACCGTAGACGCTGGTATTACAGGAGGATTCCTTAAATTTTCGCTAATAGAGATCGAGGGTGATATAACTAATAATGGCGTACTCTGTGTCGGTGGATATGGTGGTGATTCTAATCTTAACATCGATATTTTTTCACCTACCTTGGCAAATAATGGTGTCATGCTTGTGGGTAATTGGTTTAAtgatttttattttttaaaaggTGATAATTTTTACAACGATGGTTATTTTGGCATGTGTACATCTACACCTACAACGGATCCCCAATTTGCTGtggaaatttcatttctaACGAGTTTTGTTAATGAGGGGACAATGTTTTTGTATAATAACGATCTAAATACTACCTTGCAAGGGCCTACATCAGGgattattaataatggattGCTTGAAGTTATGTGGATGCCCGGTGTTTTGGGTCCAATAATCGGAACGGGATGTTTCGAGATTACTGAGGATGCTATTGACTATATAGATTTTGACCTTTCTAAGCCCTTTAATCAAACTGTATGGATCAATGAAGGCGATACATACCCACAAATACGGTTTCATGGGCCACCTCTACCAAACAATAATGTTTTGCTTCGAGGCCACAAGACACTTCCCTGGCTTCTCTCGGTATATTCTAATGATACAATAACTGATCTAGGATTATTTACTTATACCTATAACAACCTTACAGGGATGCTTGATTATATGGCACCAGGGGGGACATTTACTATCAACATTGGAACAGGTTTTAACGAAACTAACTTCCGTATGGATGGAGTTAATGGACCTGCCCTTGAAATACCCCCACCTACCATCCCACAAGAACGTCCATCAAACTGTCCAACTGATCCTAAGGGAGGGCTTAAAGGTCTCGAATCTAATTCCTACAGCTGTCTTAACGTCGCACGAATACCTTTCCCCGAAACCTCTGTTGGATCATATTATCAGGATAGTATAACCGAAATTATTTCTTATTACTCTACCATAGCTTCTGATAGATTACCCACAACTGTAACAGTAACCAAATACTATATTCCGTCAATTGCTATACCTTCTGTATACACGACTACCGTTACAGAAAGTAATCTCGGTTCAACATATACCGAAGTACTATCATTTTACGCAACACCTAGTACATATATGGGTTTAACGGATATCCCATTTATTAGAACAACTATTTCGACAATTACCGCGTTCCCATCACCATATACAACAACACTTACTACTGACAGTATGCTAGCTTCTGCAGTAGTTTCGTTTTATACCACTGAAAATAGTAGCAGTGTATTTACTGCATCAACTACTTCATTTTTCACTGAAACAAAAAATGTTACGAAAACTGTGACCGAGTATCCTATGGGAACTGTTTACCCAACGACTCgaattgaaaaactaaTTTCTGGCACCGCCACTACTACTTATTCCACATCAATTGAAACTTATGTTATAAAAATGCATACTTGA